The following are from one region of the Aquirufa lenticrescens genome:
- a CDS encoding DUF4286 family protein: MIQYNISLFIEPSITETALRALKTIIMPEIEKQDFIDQIHLFEISSHQEPDSNGYSLQCWLPEFEEGHKEFIEGVVSGFFQKEFANQYVYFPSQLKRV, from the coding sequence ATGATCCAATACAACATATCGCTCTTTATTGAGCCCAGCATTACAGAAACTGCATTAAGAGCATTAAAAACCATAATAATGCCAGAAATCGAGAAGCAAGACTTCATCGATCAAATTCATTTATTCGAAATAAGTTCACACCAAGAGCCTGATTCAAACGGATACTCCTTACAATGCTGGTTGCCCGAATTCGAAGAAGGACACAAAGAGTTTATCGAAGGAGTTGTTTCTGGATTTTTCCAAAAGGAATTCGCGAACCAGTATGTGTACTTTCCGAGCCAGTTGAAGAGAGTATAA
- a CDS encoding uracil-DNA glycosylase: MNNLVVKLAETLNNDWKTVLNSTISSSYFQDIGLFLEKEYISYDVFPPLDQIFTAFQRCSFTKTKVVIIGQDPYHGLGQAQGLSFSVPSAFPLPPSLRNIYKELYDDLKVIRNNGDLRSWADQGVLLLNAVLTVRSGEPNSHAKQGWEEFTQEVIQILNKEKQNVIFVLWGAYAQKLSKFIDPKRHFIIHAAHPSPLSANRGGFFKTKPFSKINEYLVGSGQESIDWAL; encoded by the coding sequence ATGAATAATCTTGTTGTAAAATTAGCCGAAACTTTGAATAATGATTGGAAAACGGTGCTGAATTCCACTATTTCTTCCTCTTATTTTCAAGACATAGGGTTGTTTCTAGAAAAGGAGTATATCTCTTATGACGTATTTCCACCGTTAGATCAGATTTTCACCGCTTTCCAACGGTGTAGTTTTACAAAAACTAAAGTTGTGATCATTGGTCAAGATCCTTACCATGGCCTAGGACAAGCGCAAGGTTTATCTTTTTCTGTTCCCTCTGCTTTCCCTTTGCCACCTTCGCTTCGTAACATCTACAAAGAACTATATGACGATTTGAAAGTTATTCGAAATAATGGGGATTTAAGAAGCTGGGCTGATCAAGGTGTGTTGTTACTGAATGCTGTTTTAACGGTTCGTTCAGGAGAGCCTAATTCACACGCGAAACAAGGATGGGAGGAATTCACTCAAGAAGTCATCCAGATTTTAAATAAAGAGAAACAAAACGTCATTTTTGTTTTATGGGGAGCATACGCCCAAAAGCTGTCAAAATTCATTGATCCTAAACGCCACTTCATCATTCATGCGGCTCATCCATCACCTTTATCAGCTAATAGAGGTGGATTTTTTAAGACGAAGCCTTTTTCGAAGATCAATGAATACTTGGTGGGTAGTGGTCAAGAATCGATTGATTGGGCTTTATAA
- the apaG gene encoding Co2+/Mg2+ efflux protein ApaG gives MTEAYSNGFLVSVDTTHLPEFELNPPYKHFFSYQITIKNLSNQPGQLVSRFWEIVDGIGSKETVNGLGVVGQQPIIEPGNSFTYTSGCPLISSIGKMSGHYVFLNLENQATFKVDIPAFELIPAYHLN, from the coding sequence ATGACAGAAGCATATTCAAACGGATTCTTAGTTTCAGTAGACACAACTCATCTACCTGAATTTGAGCTAAATCCGCCTTACAAGCATTTTTTCTCCTACCAAATTACAATCAAAAATCTAAGTAATCAACCGGGACAATTAGTTAGTCGATTTTGGGAAATTGTGGATGGAATTGGATCAAAAGAAACAGTAAATGGATTAGGCGTTGTGGGCCAACAACCCATTATTGAACCCGGTAATTCTTTTACATATACATCTGGTTGCCCTTTAATCTCATCAATCGGTAAAATGAGTGGACATTATGTATTTCTTAATCTAGAAAACCAAGCTACCTTTAAAGTAGACATACCTGCCTTCGAACTGATTCCCGCTTACCACTTAAATTAA
- a CDS encoding DEAD/DEAH box helicase codes for MSEKIRFDSLPLSEGIQEAVKEMGFEFASPIQSEAIPFVMEGRDVIGQAQTGTGKTAAFGIPMIEHIVPFEKYVQAIILCPTRELAVQVSEEMKKLSKFTKGVWVTTVYGGDSIDRQIKSLKAGANIVVGTPGRVIDLIERRALKLNQTSMIVLDEADEMLDMGFREDIESILEEIPNERQTVLFSATMSKPIMALTNRYLTNPKLVKVVKNEITNVNIEQLYYDVKGRAKMEVTTRLIDFYSLKLVLIFCNQKKRVDEVVEELMLRGYAAEGLHGDLRQSQRTQVMNRFRGGNVSFLVATDVAARGLDVDNVDAVINYDIPLDEEYYVHRIGRTGRAGKSGKAFTLVVGAERNRLRDIMNYTKVKIDKGVIPTFSDVVGVKKGMFIDRVGATIAEGGLELFDDALPNFQHAGFTVEQVVAALVKMNMGVVKNEFGDENLEGDMERSSRKYGRDERGGGGRFERGGGGDRWGGGDRGGDRRGAGRFERGGDRGGDRGGRFERGGDRNSAPRGPRVDRDGKPYKSDENMVRLVVNIGFNEKISPSNIVGAFAGESGIPGNVLGQIQIENKHTFVDVPKEYANVVLDKMSGAQIKGKRVNVDIAKADK; via the coding sequence ATGAGTGAAAAAATTCGCTTCGATTCGCTTCCATTGTCGGAAGGAATCCAAGAAGCAGTAAAAGAAATGGGCTTTGAGTTTGCTTCTCCCATCCAATCAGAAGCAATTCCTTTCGTCATGGAAGGTCGTGATGTCATCGGTCAAGCACAGACAGGTACTGGTAAAACAGCCGCGTTCGGTATTCCGATGATTGAGCATATTGTTCCTTTTGAGAAGTATGTTCAAGCAATCATCTTATGTCCTACGCGTGAATTAGCGGTTCAAGTTTCTGAGGAAATGAAGAAGTTGTCTAAGTTTACGAAGGGTGTTTGGGTGACGACGGTATATGGTGGTGATTCCATCGATCGTCAAATTAAGTCCTTGAAAGCAGGGGCTAACATCGTGGTGGGAACACCAGGTCGTGTCATCGACTTAATCGAACGTCGTGCGTTGAAATTAAATCAAACATCGATGATCGTTCTAGATGAGGCGGATGAGATGTTAGATATGGGTTTCCGCGAGGATATCGAAAGTATTTTGGAAGAAATTCCGAATGAGCGTCAAACAGTCTTGTTCTCTGCAACCATGTCTAAGCCAATTATGGCCTTGACAAACCGTTATTTAACTAACCCTAAGTTAGTGAAGGTGGTTAAGAATGAGATTACGAACGTAAACATCGAGCAATTATACTACGATGTGAAGGGCCGTGCGAAAATGGAAGTGACGACTCGTTTGATCGACTTCTATTCCTTGAAATTGGTCTTGATTTTCTGTAACCAAAAGAAACGTGTAGACGAAGTGGTGGAAGAATTGATGTTGCGTGGATATGCGGCTGAAGGTCTTCACGGTGACTTACGTCAATCACAACGTACCCAAGTAATGAATCGTTTCCGTGGTGGAAATGTCAGTTTCTTAGTGGCTACTGATGTGGCGGCACGTGGTTTGGACGTAGATAACGTGGATGCCGTAATCAATTACGATATTCCATTAGATGAAGAATATTACGTACACCGTATCGGTCGTACAGGTCGTGCCGGAAAGTCTGGTAAGGCATTTACGTTAGTCGTAGGAGCTGAACGCAATCGTTTGCGTGATATCATGAACTATACGAAAGTAAAGATTGATAAAGGAGTGATTCCTACGTTCTCTGACGTTGTAGGTGTGAAAAAGGGTATGTTTATTGATCGGGTAGGTGCTACAATCGCTGAAGGCGGTTTAGAGTTATTCGATGATGCATTACCTAATTTCCAACATGCTGGTTTCACTGTGGAGCAAGTAGTGGCTGCGTTAGTGAAAATGAACATGGGTGTCGTGAAGAACGAATTTGGTGATGAAAATCTCGAAGGCGATATGGAACGTAGCTCACGTAAGTACGGTCGCGATGAACGCGGTGGTGGCGGTCGTTTCGAAAGAGGCGGTGGCGGTGATCGTTGGGGTGGAGGAGACCGTGGCGGAGATCGCCGTGGTGCTGGCCGTTTCGAAAGAGGTGGTGATCGTGGCGGAGACCGCGGTGGTCGTTTCGAAAGAGGCGGTGATCGTAATTCAGCTCCTCGTGGACCTCGTGTAGATCGCGATGGTAAGCCTTACAAATCAGATGAGAATATGGTACGTCTAGTGGTTAACATCGGATTTAACGAAAAAATCTCTCCATCGAACATCGTGGGAGCTTTTGCCGGAGAATCAGGTATTCCAGGAAACGTATTAGGTCAAATTCAAATTGAGAACAAACACACGTTTGTGGATGTACCGAAAGAATATGCGAATGTCGTATTAGACAAAATGAGCGGCGCCCAAATCAAGGGTAAGCGAGTGAATGTCGATATTGCGAAAGCAGACAAATAA
- the hisB gene encoding bifunctional histidinol-phosphatase/imidazoleglycerol-phosphate dehydratase HisB: protein MKKVLFIDRDGTLIEEPKIDQQVDSFEKLAFLPGVISNLKKIDTITDYELVMVTNQDGLGTDSFPEETFWPAHQKMLDIFASEGLIFQQIHIDRSFAHENKPTRKPGIGLLGEYFSNEYDLANSIVIGDRLTDIELAKNLGAKGIFIGDLEIPSELQPYTALQCANWNDIHEFFLLPARRVLHERNTHETKISIDLNLDGKGVAKNETGLGFFDHMLDQIAKHGNLDLAIKVNGDLHIDEHHTIEDTGIALGEAFALALGNKKGIERYGFLLPMDDCLAQVAIDFSGRNWLVWEATFKREMIGEMPTEMFYHFFKSFSDGSRCNLNIQASGENEHHKIEAIFKGFAKAIKMAVNRDRKNLDSLPSTKGLL from the coding sequence ATGAAAAAGGTGTTATTTATTGATAGAGATGGGACTTTAATTGAAGAACCTAAAATTGACCAACAAGTGGATAGCTTTGAAAAGCTTGCCTTCTTGCCAGGGGTTATCTCTAATCTAAAGAAAATAGACACGATTACTGACTACGAATTAGTGATGGTGACTAATCAGGATGGTTTAGGAACGGATTCTTTTCCGGAAGAAACGTTTTGGCCAGCGCACCAAAAGATGTTAGATATCTTCGCATCAGAAGGTCTCATCTTTCAACAAATTCACATTGACCGTAGTTTTGCTCACGAGAATAAGCCCACGCGCAAACCAGGAATTGGTTTACTAGGCGAATATTTTTCTAATGAATACGATTTAGCGAATTCAATCGTCATCGGGGATCGTTTGACCGATATTGAATTAGCGAAGAATTTAGGGGCCAAAGGTATTTTCATCGGTGATTTAGAAATCCCATCTGAATTACAGCCTTATACTGCCTTGCAATGTGCGAATTGGAACGACATTCACGAGTTTTTCCTTTTGCCAGCAAGACGTGTCCTGCATGAGCGCAATACACACGAGACAAAAATTTCCATTGATTTAAATTTAGATGGAAAAGGTGTTGCAAAGAACGAAACAGGCTTAGGCTTTTTCGATCATATGCTAGACCAAATAGCGAAACACGGAAATCTCGATTTAGCCATAAAAGTAAATGGAGATCTTCATATTGATGAACACCACACCATTGAAGACACTGGCATTGCTTTAGGTGAGGCATTTGCATTAGCACTAGGCAACAAGAAAGGAATAGAACGATACGGCTTCTTATTACCCATGGATGATTGTTTGGCACAGGTGGCTATTGACTTCTCGGGACGTAATTGGTTAGTTTGGGAGGCTACATTCAAAAGGGAGATGATCGGTGAAATGCCTACTGAGATGTTTTACCACTTCTTCAAATCCTTTTCGGATGGATCTAGATGTAATTTAAACATCCAGGCTTCTGGAGAAAACGAGCACCACAAGATAGAGGCGATCTTCAAAGGCTTTGCAAAAGCCATTAAAATGGCAGTGAATCGCGATCGAAAAAATTTAGATTCTTTGCCAAGTACCAAAGGACTTCTTTAA
- a CDS encoding JAB domain-containing protein — MKITQKEEMPREKLARLGASDMSLVEILTILIGSGFADHSAGDLAQLLVDAIDGDLCLLARYNSFDFKKLKGIGPAKAALLVAALELGRRRQIYESSSKLVIRNSIDAYSLIKPYLADLIREEFWVFHLNRASTVVLAEKLSMGGVSGTTVDLRLLYKSALERLTSSIILAHNHPSDQMRPSKSDVDLTKQVVAAGKIFDIDVVDHLIIGSSTFYSFADDGKLN; from the coding sequence ATGAAAATCACCCAGAAAGAGGAGATGCCTCGAGAAAAATTAGCTCGCCTAGGAGCGAGTGATATGTCGTTGGTCGAAATCTTGACCATTTTGATTGGTTCTGGGTTCGCAGATCATTCAGCCGGTGATTTAGCACAACTTTTAGTAGATGCCATTGATGGCGATTTGTGTTTATTAGCCCGTTATAATTCGTTTGATTTTAAAAAATTAAAGGGAATAGGTCCTGCTAAAGCGGCTTTATTAGTGGCGGCTTTGGAATTAGGAAGAAGGCGTCAGATTTATGAATCTAGTTCTAAGCTAGTGATTCGGAATTCCATTGATGCGTATAGTTTAATAAAGCCTTATTTAGCTGATTTGATCCGAGAAGAGTTCTGGGTATTTCACCTTAATCGAGCCTCTACCGTCGTATTGGCAGAGAAATTAAGTATGGGTGGTGTCTCTGGAACTACGGTAGACCTTAGGTTATTGTATAAGTCTGCCTTAGAACGATTAACCTCTTCTATTATACTCGCGCATAATCACCCAAGCGATCAAATGCGACCAAGTAAGTCAGACGTGGATTTAACAAAACAAGTCGTTGCGGCAGGTAAGATATTTGATATTGATGTGGTAGATCACCTCATCATAGGGTCGTCTACTTTTTATAGTTTTGCAGACGATGGGAAATTAAACTAA